In Chengkuizengella sediminis, a single window of DNA contains:
- a CDS encoding LysE family translocator: MFGIINYEVFLISGILLNLIPGTDTMYIIGRSISQGKKAGIYSVLGIISGSIVHTLLVAFGLSIILTKSLILFNVIKIIGALYLIYLGIRMFSDKTNLEADTSVKHHLKAGKIYMQGILTSLTNPKVALFFIAFLPQFVDVQSSGPVSFILLGVTFTLTGLLWCLFVVYFSSYSTKKMRGNQKVANILNKITGIVFIGMGLKLIQTKAPQ, encoded by the coding sequence ATGTTCGGAATCATAAATTACGAGGTGTTCTTAATATCAGGCATTTTATTAAATTTAATTCCTGGTACAGACACGATGTATATTATAGGGAGAAGTATCTCACAAGGTAAAAAAGCAGGTATTTATTCGGTACTTGGTATCATCAGTGGCTCAATTGTCCACACGTTACTAGTAGCATTTGGCTTATCTATTATTCTTACAAAATCTCTTATATTATTTAACGTCATCAAAATAATCGGTGCGCTTTATTTAATTTATCTAGGAATAAGAATGTTTTCTGATAAAACAAACCTCGAAGCGGATACATCTGTAAAACATCATTTAAAGGCAGGGAAAATATACATGCAAGGAATTTTAACAAGCCTAACAAATCCAAAAGTTGCTTTATTTTTCATTGCTTTTTTACCACAATTTGTGGATGTTCAATCTTCTGGACCTGTATCCTTTATTTTATTGGGTGTTACTTTTACCTTAACTGGTTTATTGTGGTGTTTATTTGTTGTGTATTTTTCGTCCTATTCAACGAAAAAAATGAGAGGAAATCAAAAGGTAGCAAATATTTTAAACAAAATCACAGGAATCGTTTTTATTGGAATGGGGTTAAAATTGATTCAGACAAAAGCCCCTCAATAA